ATGGTTGTGGAAACACCTGTTCCCATTCCGAACACAGCAGTTAAGCACAACCAGCCGATGATAGTGCCCACCAGTGCGAAAGTAGGTATCGCCGGATTCATTTATACAAAACAAGCCCCAGCTTATCTAAGCGGGGCTTTTTTGTTGCGCTGTTGCTAACTTTTCACCAAGACTTAGCACGTTCGCTATGGCTATCGGTCTTGTTCTCTTAGTTATTGAGCCCCACGCTGCCAGCCTTGCCGCGACATCAGAACGTGGCCGACCTGGTTTATAGGGTGGCCCCACGATGCAGCAGTTGTTTATCGCAACCGGGTTCCGAGGGAAACCTTCTTAAGGTACTCGCGCCACGCTTATCTCAACGACTCTTCCTTTTGCGAAAGAAAAAGTTAGTCCGTTCCAAGGATAAGAGATTAGCGCGGCATTAGAATGTCGGCTTGGCTCCCCATAGGCTGCGATTACTTCCTCCCGCGTTGAGCCGATCCGAATTCCTTCTTCCGTTTGTCCTGGAAACGAATGTTGGTAAGCACCACGGTTAGACACGACAATAATCCCAAGTCGTCCTAGCTGGACATGGCCGGCTAACTGTAGCTCCAGCCCCATGGAAGGGTACTTGAGTGTGTATTCTGAGTTGATCGTGACTTCCGGTTCCCCCAGTATGGCGACAATCTCACTCCGTGACATGCCGAAGTGAATATCGCCGATCCCTTTTTGCGGTTTCAAGACCAGGTGCGTCGCCTCTTCCGCGCGTAGCGGCTCTTTCAGGGTAGGGTGTTTGTATTCTTGATATCCTTCTGGGATGCGGAACTGGAAAGCTGCCTGATCTACCGGAACATCGAACTGCATTTCTTCTACCAGGAAAAATTCCTGCTTGGTTTTCATAAGCAGCACCTTCATTCGGACCGGCATGCTCGTTTCTTCGTCTCGCCACACATGCACTTCAACCGCCTGTTTAATTTCACCGGCAGCTATTTCTGTTTGCCCAGCCCAGCCTCGATACCGCTTTTCGGAAGATGGCACATAATCTTCAATCGGTTCCGCAGCCGAATTGGCCAAACCCGTTAACATTTCTCGTAAATTCGGACGCCATTGCTCAGGCATGAGCTTCGAACGCTTAGCGATCTTTAATTGATGATCCAGCTCAAATACTTCTTTCAAGTCGGCATCCCAAATCACTTCCGACTTCCCATCCATGTCGACGACTCGCGTTTGCTTCCCCATTTCGGTTATCGTGATCCCGCGTTCCTGTTGGTTGTCGATTATCTTGGCCTGGAAAGTCTTGGTTTGTTCAACGGCTGCCAGCATTTGGGCGAATACCGATGTTGATTTGCCAGGCTGAATCCAAGCTAACGCCGCTAAAACCAAAAGAATGCTCGCCGCAAGCACGAGTTGTCCTCGTCTGCTGCTTGAGATGCGACTTTTCTGAGGCTCTGCTGGGTGCGGAATTGCAATTTCGCTGAGCAATTCTGCCGGAACATCTGAAGTGGGGAACGATTTCATGGCTGCTATCGCGTCGGCAAGACGATTTTCTGGCTGGTCTAAACCACGTTCTTTATCCATCACTTGGCTCTCCCTTCCGGGGCAAAAACAGATAGTTTGGTTTGCAGTACCTTACGGGCACGAAATAGAAGCACGCCCAAGTGATTGACCGTCACGCCCAGCACAGAAGCGGCATCTTCGTGCGAGACTTCTTCGATCGCCGTCAAAACAAAGGCCGTGGCCTGGTCGGGCGGGATTTCGATCAAGGCAAAACGCAACGCTTCCCGCAGTTCCTCTTCTGCCAGCACTGCTTCGGGGTTGAAAGATCGCTGCGCTGGCATGGAATCAGGCTCGGCAACTGTTGTTCTGCCTCGCTCGCGGATTCGCCGGCGGACCAGATCGATGGCTCGGGCGGCAGCGATTTTTTTCAGTAAGGCATTCGGGTTACGAACCGGCGACTTTTTGTCGGCCTGAGCGGCGTATTGAAGATACGTTTGCTGAAAACAATCGGCTGCGTCGTGCCCATCGTCACCTAACAGGCGGACGATAACATTCCACACGCTTTGCCCATGCTCGCGCAGCAAACAAGAGTTGGTCGATTGGTTCGTGGGCGCGTCATTCAAACTTCAGGCTCCTTCCCCCTTTAGGTCGCCTGAGTTTCGTTTTCATTACAGGACCGTATTATTTTCTGAAAAGCGAACCTATCCCGGCCCGATCATGTGAGATATTTCTTTTCCTAGGATTCGTCTTGAACGATAGCCGATCGGCTCGAGATCCGCGATCTGCCGTGGGGTGAAGTTTTTTTTGAGGCTCAATCAGCCAGGGGCATCTGGTTTAACATGCGTTCGAGCAGTTCCATCGGCAGGCCGACGACGTTGGACAGGCTTCCTTCGTCGATGCTGACCCAGCCGGTGCGGTCTTGGATGCCGAACGCGCCAGCTTTGCCTTCCCATAGGCCAGAGTCGAGGTACTCTTCGATTTGGTCGTCAGTAAGGTTGGCCATTCTTACGGTGGTTTGGTCGACATCGACGATGATTTTGTCGCTGGGACGATGCCACAAGCAAATTGCCGACCAGACAAAATGATCTTGGCCACGCAGCGTACGTAAAATTTCGCCAGCATGGGCTCGGTCGCGAGGCTTGCCGAGAGGCTGCCCGTTGAGTTCGGCCAGGGTATCGCCGGCCAGGACGATGCCCCTTTCCACCCGCTGGGCCACGTCGGCTGCTTTTTCTTGCGCAATTCGCAAAACCGCATCGCGGGGTAGTTCGTCTTTTCGAGGAGGAGACTCGGCGTGAGGATGAGGCGTGACTACGGTCACTTCGTACCCAGCCTCCCGTAAGAGGTGTTGTCGCCGAGGGGACTGACTGGCCAAAATGAGAGAAGTCTTGCTGTTTGCCATCCAACCGTTTCTCAAGAAAGAGTTACGTTGCCTCGCCTGGAAGTTTTGTACGAAGATAACCACCTGATTGCCATCACGAAACCGGCGGACCTGCCCACAATGGGAGTTAGCGAGGGAGAGGCAAGCGCGGTCACGCTGGTAAAGGATTACCTGAAACAGAAATATCACAAACCAGGTAATGTTTATTTAGGCGTTGTGAGTCGCTTAGACCGGATGGTGACCGGCGTGTTGCTGTTTGCCCGCACCTCGAAGGCGGCCAAACGGCTTAATGAGCAGTTTCGCGAACGCACTACGGAAAAGCAGTACCAGGCCATCGTCGCCGGCCAGGGAAGCATTAGCCCCGGTAAACTTACCGACTGGCTGCGCAAAGACGAACAAAACCACCGTATGATTGCCTCGCGGCACGACGGCCCAGGCGGGCAAAAGGCCGAACTGCAAATTGAAAGTGTCCAAGAGTTGCCCCAAGGATACTTGCTGGAAATCAAACTTCTGACAGGCCGCAAGCATCAGATTCGCGTGCAGTTGTCGAGCCGCCGGCTGCCGATCGTCGGAGACCGTAAGTATGGCAGTAATTCGCCGTTTCCGGCAGGAATTGCCCTGCATGCGGCACAGCTAGAAATTATCCATCCTGTTTCCCGCGAAAAGCTTCGTTTTCGCTCGGCTTTGCCTCAGAGTTGGGAAAACTTTATTTAGAATGGGGTGTTAAAAGCAACCGGTCAGAACATCTCCTCAAACGAAATCCTGTCTTTTTGTGAAATATTGTTTCGCTTAGTCTCCCCAAGACATAAGCTCAAAAGTTAAGATAACAAAGCCTGAAGCCTCTTTTTGTCGACCTTGCGGTGCCTAGTTCTCAAACGAAAAAATTCCGAGACTCTGCGATTGCCAGCGGCCTTGTGACTGCCAAGCAGCTTGAGGACGCAATGAAGACACTGCGCGAAAACTCGCTCAAACACGAGTTTTCCGACGAAGAGCTTTCCGAGTATCTGATCAACCAGAATCTGCTCACCCAATATCAGGCCGACCAGCTTTCCAAGGGGCTCTCTAAACTTACGCTAGGCCCCTATGTCATTACCGACTGGATCGGTCAGGGGGGCATGGGCCAGGTTTTCAAGGCCGAGCACAACTTTATGGGGCGCGAAGTCGCCATCAAAGTGCTGCCTCAGCAGCGGTCGACGCCTGAATCGATTGGACGCTTCTTGCGCGAGATACGCATGCAAGCGCAGCTCGATCACTCGAACCTCGTCCGCGCTTACGACGCCGGCCAAGATGGCAACGTTCACTTTCTGGTGACTGAATATGTCCCCGGGACCGATTTGCGGCGGTTGGTAAGGGCCAAAGGGCATTTGAATCAGCATCAAGGGGCCAGCATCATTTCTCAGGCCGCCCGCGGCTTGGCGTATGCCCATGAAAAGAAGTTGATTCACCGCGACGTCAAACCAGGCAATATCCTGGTAACCCGCGATGGGACCTCGAAGGTTTCCGACCTCGGTCTGGCCGACTTCATGAACGACAACTCCGAGGAATCGAAGCTGGGCAAGATTGTCGGCACGATCGATTACCTGGCCCCGGAACAAATTCGTAACCCGCACGATGTTTCGGCCAAGTGGGATATCTACTCGCTGGGCTGCACATTCTATTACGCGTTGACCGGCAAGGTTCCTTTCCCTGGCGGCAACGTCAAAGACAAGGCCCGGCGCCACTGCGAAGAGCCACCACTGCACCCGCATCGCTTCAATCCGACGATCGATCGCGAGCTCGTCGAGATCATCGCCGAGATGATGGAGAAAGATCCGCTGCGGCGGATTTCGTCCGCCAGCGAAGTGGTCGCCCGGCTCGAACCGTGGGCTTCCGATCATCGCGCGTCCGACTTCACCGGTCAGCCGATCAAATCGGCCTGGCAACCACCGCCGCCGGTTTATTCCGGCACGGAAGGAAGCCGCTTGAACGATACCGAAGCAGGCTCGAACATCTACGAGCTTTCGGAATCGAGTTCAGAGCAGGGGAGCCAGTATTCGCAATCGACCGTCCAGTCGTTGATGGCTGACCAAGATACCAAAACCATTCGCGAATCGCGTCGTTCGTTCGGTGGCCCGCCACCGGTTCCGGTAATTACCCGTTACACGCGTCGCGAAAAGCAACTGATGATGGCCTTAGTCTTCGGCCTGCCAGCTTCGGCAGTGTTTGGGGCGATTGTGGCCTACGTGGCAACCGTTTTAAGCCGCGGTTAGCTCTTTCTCTGGGGCGAATGCTACTTCTGGCGTTCGTGTTCTGCGCACTTCTGAATAGTACTCGCAACAATTTCTTGCTGCCCCCTGTCGATTAGTCGGTTCCTCGTTCGACCATTGGTAAAACGCCATCGGTTCCCGCCCAAGAGGAAACAGTTCATGACTAATTCGCTAAGCTCTGTCCGTCTCCATCGCGTGCTTCGTGCCCCAACCGAACGCGTGTATCGGGCATTTCTCGACCCCGACGCGTTGTGCCGTTGGCTGCCGCCGTATGGTTTTCTGGGGAAAGTCGATCGAATCGATCCCCAAGTCGGCGGCAGCTATCACATGACCTTTATCAACTTCAGCACGGGGCACAGCCACAGCTTTGAAAGCACGTTTCTAGAACTGGTACCAGGCGAGCGAATCCGTTCGGCAGGTAAATTTGATGAGTCTGGGCTCGATGGGGGCATGAACCGAACAATCACGCTGCGCAAAGTAAGCTGCGGAACCGAGATTGAAATTGAACAGGAATTTCCCGCAGCCATTCCTGCGGAGATGTGTTATCTCGGCTGGCAGGAATCGCTCGCGCAGCTTGCTCAGCTTGTCGAGCCAGAGATTCCAGGGCAGCCGTGATCGCAGTCACTTTTCGACGGATAGAATCGATGGCCAGGAAGAAGCCACGCAAGCAAACCCCGTTACCCAAGATGGCCAAGCCTGCCTTGCGAGTGCTGCAAGTCGAGTTGGGAAGCGAGACCTTGGAGGAAGTTTGCCAGTACAGCCGGCGCCAGGTGCTTGCCCTGCACGGCATGGGCCCCAGTGCCATGGCAATCCTAGAGCAAGCATTGGCCGCCAACGGCTTGTGTTTTGCCAACGATTCGTAACTTTTAGCCGCCTCTTTTTTCGCCACACCTCAGCATCTTTCGGGAGAATCCTTTTGCAGAAGTCCAACAAGTTCGCCATCGCTGGCTGGGTACTCAGCGGTTTGCTCGCTGCCTTTCTGATCATTGCCAGCGGGATGGGTAAGTTCACCCAATGGGAAGGCAAAGCCGAGATGTTCGCCAAGATGGGCTGGACCGAAGAGGTGATGTTTACGATCGGCATCGTTGAAGTCGCCATCGCGGTTTTGTTTCTCATTCCGCAAACCGCGTTTGTGGCGGCCATTTTGCTAACAGGCTACCTAGGGGGCGCCGTCGCAACGCATGTGCGAGTAGACGATCCTTTTTTCTTTCCGATCCTCATCGGCGTGCTGGTTTGGGTGGCACTGGGCCTACGTCAGCCGGTGATTTTCCGTTTAGCAATCGGGCAAAGTAGCGCGAACACTTCTGTCGTCGACGAAAGCTGATCAAGCCTACTTTCAACGAATTCATAACCCGCCATCCTTAAGCAGGTCAGGCAATGCAATTTCAAAACAAGATTACGCCGTTCCTTTCGTTTCCAAACGAAGCCGAAGAGGCTGCGAACTTTTATGTGTCGCTACTGCCTGGTTCGCAGATCGTGCGCACCCTTCGCAATCCGCATTCGGGCGACGTGATGACCGTTGAGTTTGAACTGGCCGGCATGACCTTTGTCGCATTGAATACCGGTCAAGACTGGCCGTTCAGCAACGCTTTCTCGCTGGCCATCAGCTGCGAAAATCAAGCCGAGATCGACGACCTCTGGACCAAGCTACTCGACGGCGGCAAGGAAATGGCCTGCGGCTGGCTCAGCGACAAGTTCGGCGTCCCCTGGCAAATCGTCCCCGCCGCCATCGGCCCCATGCTGTCCGACCCCGACCCAAAGCGGGCCAAACGGGTGTTTGATGCGATGTGCCAGATGATCAAACTGGACATTGCGACGCTGCAAGCGGCTTATGATGAAGGAAACGGCTAAGAAAGTAGTGCTTGTGTGGTGGCTGCTTTCTTGGGCTTGTTAGAGGACTCCAGCACTGGGAGACATCCTCCCTTTTGACGGTGGTTGACTCAAATCAGATTGGCTGAGCGAATATCAAAGGATATAATACTAGCATCGAAAAAACTCCTAACACCTGTTGGTGCAGAGGTAAGACATGCCGGCATTATCAACCTCCGAAGCTTCCGAGCTGTTAGCACAGGGCATCGAAAAAGCCAAGCCAACCGTTCTAAGGGAGATTAACGCAGAACTGTTTCCGGAGGAAGTTGCAAACAAAACTCGGACTGTCAGTGAGCTTACAAGCCACGTTCGAGGTGGCCTGACTGCAGAAGAACTTGTTGATCTCTGGAACGTCGTATTTCCCGCTCATCGTAACGTTTGGTACGACGAGGAAGACATGAAGATCCACTACAATGAACAAACACTCGGTTATGCCGAGGGAATTGAACGTTAGTTCTAACGAACTATAAATGCCTTTGGGAAAAGAGTGTGCCTGCTACAGCCCTGCAACACTTCAAGGACGATATTAAGCGAGCGAAGGCAATTCGGACGCATGCAGACTCGCTCCCCACGCAAACTATTCTTGAAAAGCAACTTCGCTCTGACTTGCTACGAAGTGCTTGGATGTTTGCAGTTGGAGCACTTGATGCCTATTTTTGCGATGCCTACACAGATATCATCGCCGCAACCGCTAGTTCAAAAAGTCGTCAACCCTCAATCACTCTTCCGGAGTGGTTCTACGAAATAAAATTTCCGCTACGAGCCATTCTTGAGGAGTACGATAATCAGAATTGGCGTTGGCGGATGGCCGCCAGAAAGATGATGGAACGAGAAAACGTTACTAGCCTGTCGGCAATACAAAGTCTCTTTAATAAGTTTTTTCGTGATAAGCAGAAGTTCTTCCAAGATCTACTTGATGTTTGGATGTCAGATCAGGATGCAAAGATTCGGCTATTCGGGATCTCACGAACGGATTACCTGGCAATGAACGATCCTACTGACAAACGCAGTGCCCGTGATGCTGCCAAGGCTCAGTTCAAAGAGCGCTTTCAAGTCATCTTTCAGAGACGACACGACTGTATCCATAACTGCGATCGACCGCGTGTTTCCCCTCAACCACTTGAACGTGGCGGCACAGTCCTGAAAGTCATCCAAGATATTGAATTCCTAGTTACCCGTTGCGACGAGCATATCAATGCTGAATTCCGTGAGTTCCTAGTCAGGTTCGGCTGCTCACCAGCGACTATTACCATAGCTGGGTATTAAGTTCAATCGCGTGAACGCTTACCATTTGTTGGCCGTACGCTTTAAGTTAGACAACATAGTATCCATGTCTGGCCAAGTCTGTTTGTAGGCCAACGCCTTCTGCCACACTTGTTCGATCCATTGATCGACGATGCCGGCATCGCCAATCCAGATGAGGTAGCAAATCGCGCATACGTTTAATGTGACCGTAAACCAAAAGGAAACTAAGAATTCCACCTTGCTGGACTTATGCCAGAAGAGGTACTGTGCTGCCAAGCCGCCTGGCCAGCCGCCGATTAGTCCTAAGAAAAGCAACGTCGATTCTGGTGTCCGCCATTTGCCTTGCTGGGCGAAGATTTTATCCCGACCGTAAACAATGAGCGTGATCAGGCTCAGGACTCCGTAGACCACCACCACCAGCCAAGAGATACGCTGAAAATAGGCAGAAGCGGCTAAGAAGCTGATAAAGAAGAGGACAAATAACAACGGGAAAGTGCTGTTCTGTTGAGTTTGCCGCCCGGTGAATTGCCTGGCAGGGCGTGGCTGATCGAAGAAACGAACCGACTTGGCCTCTGGCTTTCCTTCTTTTCCATCGGTGACTTCAAAGCTAACGATTTCGCCGACTTCTGGTCGCCGCCCCGAGGCAGTAAACGCTTTGATATGTACAAAGACGGCGTCTTCGACTTCATCCCAAGTGATGAAGCCAAAGCCTCGGTCATCATTCCAGTAGGTAATCTTTCCCTGGAGACGCATTCCACACTCTTCCTTGCCACACTTCGCCCAGGCCTTCAGGCAACAATCACCAGTTTATCCGAACAGCGAATGCGTAGGCTATCGGGCTACAACGCCCCTTTCAATTCGCTCAAATCGAACTCGTTTGGCGGTGGGCAGGCAGGGTTCACCCATTGGATAACGACGGCCCAGCCATCGCTTTCTGTGTCGTGTTGTAGATAGCCGTGGATTGGTCGCACGACGGTCCAGCCATCTTTCAGGTGGATGCTAAGCACAGGGTCAAAACGTTTTCCGGCGACGACTTCTTCGACGTAATCGGCGGCGCTTATTTCGTGGCTCTGTTTGCCGTAACCGGGCAAGCGGCTGGCTCCGACCATGCGCCAGAGTTGTTCCTCTTGCACCAGGAAGCGAGCCTGATCGGTCAGCGCGTGGGCGATGCCGTGGTGTTGATGCGTGGGATGAACCATGATATCGGCGCCGTACAGTGTCGGCCCATCGGCGTTATGATCGAGGAACGATCCGCCTGAGGTGAGAATGTCCCACGAGTCGTCAATGTGAAAATCCATCATCCGCAGCCGCAGCGTGAAGTGAACTCCGGCAACTTCGTCCCGGCTATTCTCGACCGCCACAAACTGCCCCTGAGGAAAAACCTGGCGATGGTCTTCCAACTCTGCGACGGTGTAGGGAACCTCGGTCGGATAAACAAGCCGGCAAATCTCGATGATCGCTTCGTAATCTTCAGGGGCTACGTGACGAATGCTGTAGTTAGATGGAAGCATAGAACGGCGGTTCCCCAACGAGGTTACAAACAAAGCGACAAGCCGCTACCGCAACTGCCCTGCGAAACAACTCGCCCCCAAAATATCCCACACACCAACATGGCGTAATCAAAGTCTTCGCCCCGATTGGAGGGTCCGCAAGTCAGAAAGAGACGCTTCTGGAAAGCTTGTTGGGGCTAGAACCAGTATAACCGATGCGGTCGGCATGGGTCTGCCAGCCCCCTGGAAGACATTCCTCCACCTGAGGTTGGAGCTCAGAAAATCGCAGGGGGCAACGAAGCGGCCCGTTGCTTTCTTAAGTTAACCGATGTGTAGCACGATTATTGTTTTGTGACTAAGGTCGGTTCGATCTTTGCGCAGTTGGCGAACGCCCACCCGCTTCACACTGCTGGGGGCAACAATGGCACACTTGTGCATATCACGAAACGAGTGACGGCTCATCCACTGTGTCACTCGTTCGCAACCAATCTGATCGAGGCGGGCTATAACATCCGTACAGTGCTGGAACTGCTTGGTCATAAAGACGTTCGCACGACAATGATCTACACATACGTCTTGCCCCTGGCTTACGGTCTGACTCGTGGTCACGGTGCGTGATAGGATGAAACGTCCTATCACGCAGCGAAAGTCTTGAAAAAGATTCAACCACCGAGTATGAAGAAGCCTTGCAACGATTGGCATCCCGCGCGTTAGGCTGACAAAGTTGCAGCCTACAGGTGATACGCTGATCACCCGATAAACAAGTTATTTGCTATGGGCCCCGCGATGATTGAAAAAAAGATCAATGTGATCCGCGAAGCCAGCACGCCTCTAATCGGGAGAAAAATCGAACGTTTCGAAACGGCCGAGATATTGCACCATGACGGAACGTGGGATGATTGGCCTGATCTGCCCATTCGCATCTACGGCAACGGCCGAACAATGCTTTCCGTATCTTGGTCACGATTTGACGACCTATGGCTGTCAAATGACACGTCGCTGCCTTTTGCTGTCGAGGACGCAACCACACGCTGGAAACCCAACGGAATCAATAAGATAACGGGAGCGATCGGCTGCACTATTCAAGGTGTGTCACTCGGTCGTGGCGAGATGTCGATCGAATCCCGCGATATTGAAATTTGGACGCGACTGGTGTTTGATCTGGATGGAAAATGGCTTGAAGTCTTCAACGCCCTGGACGAAAACGGATATGATCTGCATCTGGTCAAGCCGGATGGTGAATTTCGAAAATGCACATAACAAGGCGGTCAATCCGAGCGAGGGATCGGACGGTTTCTGAAAACAGAGGTTCTTGGCCGCCGCCGGGTTACCTTGGTCGTTATACCATAGTCTCTCATTGCTGAAGATCTTATGGCTGAATACCCAAAACGAACGTCCGAATGTTTCGGCCATTTCATCACCGCCACCATCTTGATTGCCACTTTCCTTTCATTCACGATCGGAATCGCAATCCTTACGTGGCGGGAATTTGGATTGGTAGGTGCCTTGCCAGTCTTCATTCTATCTATGGCGTTTTGGCTTCCCCGTTTCATACGATACTGGCGGTCAAAGGAGTATCCGCAGCTCACTGATGAACACAGCCTGTTTGGGGCGTCATTTGAATGCCCGAATTGCGGACGCAAGAGGTATCACAAGGACACCTGTCGTTGTGGTCACTCAGTGAAAAATTCGAATCGGAATATCCTGGGTGAATCAAATGCGTAGAGTAAACAGCTAATGCGCCGGTGTACCGAAAATGGTATAACCATACGGTGAACGGGAACCGCCGATGACGCGGGTTTGGAGATCCTAGTCTCTTGGCGGCGGCCCTGTTACCTCCGTCGCTACCAGGTACTTTGCTGATCGTCGTGGGCCCCGCCTTTCAAAATACGTAAGGAGGGCGTGCCATTTGCCTTGAAATGTTGTGCCAAATGACGGTTTGGCCTGTGCGTGCATGAAATTCGAGGGCTCAACTCATTGCAAGGATGGCAAGGATTGGTCCTGCGGGATTGTTGATCCTCGCAGTCGTTTTCGGCGGCGCCATTCCCTGCACGAATCTACCCTATCGAAAACAATATCTGCAGCGGCCCGTCGAGCGCATATCACGAAACGAGTGACGGCTCATCCACTGCGTCACTCCTTCGCAACCCATCTGATCGAGGCGGGCTACGACATCCGTACAGTGCTGGAACTGCTTGGTCACAAAGACGTTCGCACGACAATGATCTAGACACACGTCTTGCCCCTGGCTGACGGTCTGACTCGTGGTCACGGTGCGTGATAGGATGAAACGTCCTATCACGCAGCAAAAGTCTTGAAAAAAATGCAACCACCGAGTATGAAGAGCCTTGCAACGATTGGCATCCCGCGCGTTAGGCTGACAAAGTTGCAGCCTTCAGGTGATACGCTGATCATCCTATAAACAAGTTATTTGCCTTAGGAACGTCTTATCTTTCA
The sequence above is drawn from the Bremerella cremea genome and encodes:
- a CDS encoding RNA polymerase sigma factor — translated: MNDAPTNQSTNSCLLREHGQSVWNVIVRLLGDDGHDAADCFQQTYLQYAAQADKKSPVRNPNALLKKIAAARAIDLVRRRIRERGRTTVAEPDSMPAQRSFNPEAVLAEEELREALRFALIEIPPDQATAFVLTAIEEVSHEDAASVLGVTVNHLGVLLFRARKVLQTKLSVFAPEGRAK
- a CDS encoding DNA-binding protein codes for the protein MARKKPRKQTPLPKMAKPALRVLQVELGSETLEEVCQYSRRQVLALHGMGPSAMAILEQALAANGLCFANDS
- a CDS encoding tyrosine-type recombinase/integrase; protein product: MTKVGSIFAQLANAHPLHTAGGNNGTLVHITKRVTAHPLCHSFATNLIEAGYNIRTVLELLGHKDVRTTMIYTYVLPLAYGLTRGHGA
- a CDS encoding serine/threonine protein kinase, yielding MPSSQTKKFRDSAIASGLVTAKQLEDAMKTLRENSLKHEFSDEELSEYLINQNLLTQYQADQLSKGLSKLTLGPYVITDWIGQGGMGQVFKAEHNFMGREVAIKVLPQQRSTPESIGRFLREIRMQAQLDHSNLVRAYDAGQDGNVHFLVTEYVPGTDLRRLVRAKGHLNQHQGASIISQAARGLAYAHEKKLIHRDVKPGNILVTRDGTSKVSDLGLADFMNDNSEESKLGKIVGTIDYLAPEQIRNPHDVSAKWDIYSLGCTFYYALTGKVPFPGGNVKDKARRHCEEPPLHPHRFNPTIDRELVEIIAEMMEKDPLRRISSASEVVARLEPWASDHRASDFTGQPIKSAWQPPPPVYSGTEGSRLNDTEAGSNIYELSESSSEQGSQYSQSTVQSLMADQDTKTIRESRRSFGGPPPVPVITRYTRREKQLMMALVFGLPASAVFGAIVAYVATVLSRG
- a CDS encoding SRPBCC family protein → MTNSLSSVRLHRVLRAPTERVYRAFLDPDALCRWLPPYGFLGKVDRIDPQVGGSYHMTFINFSTGHSHSFESTFLELVPGERIRSAGKFDESGLDGGMNRTITLRKVSCGTEIEIEQEFPAAIPAEMCYLGWQESLAQLAQLVEPEIPGQP
- a CDS encoding GNAT family N-acetyltransferase, with the translated sequence MLPSNYSIRHVAPEDYEAIIEICRLVYPTEVPYTVAELEDHRQVFPQGQFVAVENSRDEVAGVHFTLRLRMMDFHIDDSWDILTSGGSFLDHNADGPTLYGADIMVHPTHQHHGIAHALTDQARFLVQEEQLWRMVGASRLPGYGKQSHEISAADYVEEVVAGKRFDPVLSIHLKDGWTVVRPIHGYLQHDTESDGWAVVIQWVNPACPPPNEFDLSELKGAL
- a CDS encoding Maf family protein yields the protein MANSKTSLILASQSPRRQHLLREAGYEVTVVTPHPHAESPPRKDELPRDAVLRIAQEKAADVAQRVERGIVLAGDTLAELNGQPLGKPRDRAHAGEILRTLRGQDHFVWSAICLWHRPSDKIIVDVDQTTVRMANLTDDQIEEYLDSGLWEGKAGAFGIQDRTGWVSIDEGSLSNVVGLPMELLERMLNQMPLAD
- a CDS encoding tyrosine-type recombinase/integrase, producing MKFEGSTHCKDGKDWSCGIVDPRSRFRRRHSLHESTLSKTISAAARRAHITKRVTAHPLRHSFATHLIEAGYDIRTVLELLGHKDVRTTMI
- a CDS encoding DoxX family protein, with protein sequence MQKSNKFAIAGWVLSGLLAAFLIIASGMGKFTQWEGKAEMFAKMGWTEEVMFTIGIVEVAIAVLFLIPQTAFVAAILLTGYLGGAVATHVRVDDPFFFPILIGVLVWVALGLRQPVIFRLAIGQSSANTSVVDES
- a CDS encoding DUF1294 domain-containing protein; protein product: MRLQGKITYWNDDRGFGFITWDEVEDAVFVHIKAFTASGRRPEVGEIVSFEVTDGKEGKPEAKSVRFFDQPRPARQFTGRQTQQNSTFPLLFVLFFISFLAASAYFQRISWLVVVVYGVLSLITLIVYGRDKIFAQQGKWRTPESTLLFLGLIGGWPGGLAAQYLFWHKSSKVEFLVSFWFTVTLNVCAICYLIWIGDAGIVDQWIEQVWQKALAYKQTWPDMDTMLSNLKRTANKW
- a CDS encoding HEPN domain-containing protein, translated to MPATALQHFKDDIKRAKAIRTHADSLPTQTILEKQLRSDLLRSAWMFAVGALDAYFCDAYTDIIAATASSKSRQPSITLPEWFYEIKFPLRAILEEYDNQNWRWRMAARKMMERENVTSLSAIQSLFNKFFRDKQKFFQDLLDVWMSDQDAKIRLFGISRTDYLAMNDPTDKRSARDAAKAQFKERFQVIFQRRHDCIHNCDRPRVSPQPLERGGTVLKVIQDIEFLVTRCDEHINAEFREFLVRFGCSPATITIAGY
- a CDS encoding VOC family protein; the protein is MQFQNKITPFLSFPNEAEEAANFYVSLLPGSQIVRTLRNPHSGDVMTVEFELAGMTFVALNTGQDWPFSNAFSLAISCENQAEIDDLWTKLLDGGKEMACGWLSDKFGVPWQIVPAAIGPMLSDPDPKRAKRVFDAMCQMIKLDIATLQAAYDEGNG
- a CDS encoding RluA family pseudouridine synthase; amino-acid sequence: MPRLEVLYEDNHLIAITKPADLPTMGVSEGEASAVTLVKDYLKQKYHKPGNVYLGVVSRLDRMVTGVLLFARTSKAAKRLNEQFRERTTEKQYQAIVAGQGSISPGKLTDWLRKDEQNHRMIASRHDGPGGQKAELQIESVQELPQGYLLEIKLLTGRKHQIRVQLSSRRLPIVGDRKYGSNSPFPAGIALHAAQLEIIHPVSREKLRFRSALPQSWENFI